AGAGTGAAGCCCAGGATCGCCGCGGACATGGGGGAAAGCACTATACGTACGTCGCCGATCTGCAGATGGGGCAGGGCGAAGTACCAGAAGAACAATTGTACCACCAGCGGAGTGCCTCGGAAAACGGACACGTAGGCTTCGTTCAGCCAGCGGACCGGAGCAGGGGCATAGACCCGCAACGAACCCACCAGGACGCCGAGGGCCAAGCCCAGCAAGGCCGAGGGCACGATTACGGCCACGCTGACCCAAAGGCCCTGATTCAGGGCCGGGGCCACGTCGGTCAAGAAAAAATGCCAGTAGTCGCTCATGTCGTGCCGCGTCCGCCCTCTGGGTTGCCGGCCGGGATTGCGTTTGGAGACGCGCAACTGCGCTCTGCCGCGCCCAGGTCACCGGAGAGTTCATTGATCTTGGCGCAAAAGGCCATGGTCCGGGACGAGGCCCCGGGGGCCAGCAGGTGCGCCGGGCTGCCGCGTTCCACGATCCGTCCCTTTTCCATGAACAGAAACTCGTGGGCCATGGTCGCGGAAAAGGCGATCTGGTGGGTGGCCATGATCATGGTCATGCCGGCGGAAGCCAGGAAGCGGATCACGGCCAGAACCTCACCGATGAGTTCCGGGTCCAGAGCGCTGGTAGGTTCGTCCAGGAGCAGTACCTTGGGGTCCATGGCCAGGGCACGGGCCATGGAAACGCGTTGTTTCTGACCTCCGGACAGTTGGGCCGGATACAGGTCCATCTTGTCCGCCAGGCCGACCCGGGCCAATTCTTCCTTGGCGCGGTGCGTGGCCTTGGCCTTGGCTTCGCCTTTGACCTTGATCAGGGCGATGCGCACGTTGTCCAGCGCGGTCAGGTGGTCGAACAGATTGAAATCCTGGAAGATCATTCCCACTTGCTGACGAAAGGCGCACAAATCCTTGCGACCGGCGGCCTTGAATTCCCGTCCGTCCAGCCAAATCCGGCCCTGATCCGGGTAGTGCAGAAAGTTCAGGCACTGCAACAGCGTGCTCTTGCCGGACCCCGAGGGGCCGATCAGGATTTTTACCTCGCCCCGATTCACGGTCAGGGAGACGTCATCCAGGACGAGTTGATCGCCGAGGGTCTTATGGATGCCTTCGACGCGGAGAACAGGTTGCTGCGTGGTCATGACATGCTTCCTTGCCGGGCGTAACCGGGAATCCGCACCTTTCGTTCCAGCGTCTTCAGCGCCCGGACGCCCAGGTGGGTCAGGATATAGAAGAGCACTCCGGCCACCAGGGCGAAGGGCAGCGGCTCATGGGTCAGGGCGGCCACGGTCCGGGTCCGGGACATGATTTCCATCACCCCGATGGCAAAGGCTAGAGCAGAGTCCTTGAGCAGGATGGAGTATTCGTTGGACCAGCCGGGGATGGACAGCCGCAGGGCCTGAGGCAGGATAATGCTCCGGATGGCCTGGCCGTCGGTCATGCCCAGGGCACGGGCCGCTTTGAGCTGGCCTTCGGGCAGGGACTGGATGGAGCCGCGAAAAATTTGGGATTGATAAGCCGCGCTGGTCAGACTGAGCACCACCAGGGCCGCCAGAAAGGCGCTGTCCAGTCCCAGGCCGGATAGCGCGGGAACCTGGCTGAGGTAGGCCAGGATGCCGAAGTAGAACAGGTAGAGCTGGACCAGGATGGGCACCCCACGAAACAGCCAGACATAGAAGCCGGCCAGACGACGGATGGTTTTTGACCCGTACACTTGACCCACGGCCAGCGGGATGCCGAGGCACAGGCCGAGGAACATGGCCCCGAAGACAAGGGTTAGGGTCCAGGTGATCCCGCCCAGGATATAGGGCAAGGATTCCCAGAGCACGGGCATGACTTTGGCGAAATCCATCAGAGTGGGGGCTTGTTCGACGAGGCCGTCCGGTGGTCGATTCTGGGGATAAAAAGGCTTGGGGGAGGCTTACAAGCCGCCCCCAAGCCTTGACGTGATATCAGGGGATGTTACTCAAGTTCCCATTTCTGCTTCAGCTCGACCCAGTACGGATCAGCCATTAGCTTCTTCAGGCCTTCGTTGAGCGTGTTCAGCAGTTCGGTGTCGTTCTTGCGTACAGCGTAGCCGTAGCCGTCCGCGGGGACATCGAAGGTGCCGATGGTCTTGAAGGCCCGGCCCTTCTTCATTTCACGGGCAATGGAACTGTCCATGGCCGAGGCGTGAATGCGTCCGATGGGCAGGTCCTGCATGGATAGGTCCGTGGAGTCGTAGGCCACGATCTCGAAGTTCATGCCCGGCTCCTTGGCCTTGTCGATGAGCAGGGTGTGGGTGTTGGTGCCCCGCTGCACGCCGATTTTTTTGCCGGTGGTGAACATCTCTTCAAATGAAGTCTCCTCGGCTTCGTTGGCCACCAGAACCTGGGTGACTTCGTAGTAAGGGATGGTAAAGTTGACGACCTTCATCCGTTCTTCGGTGATGCTCATGCCCGAGGCGATGAAGTCGATGCGGTTGGTGTTCAGGGCCGGGATGATTCCGTCCCAGTCCATGGGCTGGTGCCGCACGGTGAAACCCATCTGTTCGGCGATCCAATTGACGGAGTCCACGTCAAAGCCAGCCGGGTTGCCTTGGGTGTCCACGAAGCCGAAGGGCGGAAAGCCGAAATCGATGCCGTTGACCAGTGTCTTTTCGGCCCAGGCCGGTCCACTGAGGGTCAGGCACAGCACCAGTGCCGCTAAAAGTCCCGCCAAAACGCCGAAACGCGATCCCTTAGCCATACGTTAAGCTCCTTGTTGAGTGGTTTTGGTTGTCCCGTCCATGTCGCGGCGCACCTCCATGATGCCCGTCCCATATGGGGAACGATGAAACGAAACCCGCGAATAGCAAAGAGCGGACATCCAGGCAAGGAGGGATTGCGGGCAACGCCGGGCAGGTTTGTTCTCGCCCCCACCCACCTGCTATCTGACAATCGCGATCGAAATCGAAATCGTAATCGCAATCGAACGCAATATCCAGATAGATGGCGTAATCACGAGGTGATACAAGGCTTTCTTCATTCCGATTCCGATTTCGATCGCGATTTGGATTCGGATAAGACAGATTTCCCCTGACCCTTCATGGACTCCGCGTTGTCATCGCCGGGGGCTTGTTGTAGGTTCTGCCTTCCGACGAGAAACAGCCAGTGCCGTTGCTGATCCGGTTCTGTATCCGGCCCTGGCGAGAACACCGAGCAGGTGGATGGCAATGAACGACATCAAAATGACCGAACCGATCCAGCGCGCCGTGGCCTGGATCGACGAAACGCGTCGGGATCATCCCGGGCGTTCCTTGGCCTCGCTGCTGGCTGAAGCCGGGATGCGCTTCAACCTGGGGCCTGGCGACGGGCGTTTTTTGGAACGTTTTTTTCAAGCCGAAGCGCCTTCCGTGGGCCGTGGGGAGAGCGAGTCGTCTTGAACCTTTCCGCCTATCTGCCCCATCGCTGGACCTTGCTTCAGAAACGGGTATTCCAGGAAATCTGCTTTCTTTTCTTCCTGACTTGGTCCGCCCTGATCTCCCTGCTTCTGGTCGGGCGGCTGCTCCAGTTGCGCGAGCTGTTTCTGCACCAACAGGTGTCCACCCTGGACATCCTCCGGCTGTTCGTCTTTCTGAGTCCGTTTTTTCTGTTCATGCTCATCCCGGTGGCCTGCCTGCTGAGCATCTTTCTGGTGTTCCTGCGGATGAGCAACGATCGGGAACTCATCGCCCTCAAATCCGGCGGCGTCAGCCTGTACCAGATTCTTCCGGCACCGATCATTTTCTCCCTCGCCGCCTCGGTCCTGGCCCTGGTGATCAGCCTGGGCGGTATTTCCTGGGGCTTCGACAACTTCCGGCGCACCGCCCTGGACCTGGCCCACTCCAAAACCCAAATGGTCCTCCAGCCGGGCATTTTTCACAAAGATTTTCCCGGATTGACCATCTACGCCAAGAACGTGGACGCGGACCAGCGGCTGCGTCAGGTTTTCGTGGAGGACCAGACCCGTCCGGAAATCACGGCGGTGATCGTTGCTCCCGTGGGCTACGTGGTTACCGAGCCCAGGGAAGGCCGCATACTGTTCGCTCTGGAGCACGGACGGATCTACCGCATGCAGAAAAATGCCATTACTGAGCTGCGTTTCGACACGTACCTGGTGCGCTTAGATCTTGATCAGTTGCTGATGGGAATTTCTCAGCGTGAAGCCCGGCCTAAGGAGATGTCCTGGAGCGAACTTCGGGAATGGTCCGCCATGCC
This region of Desulfonatronum thiodismutans genomic DNA includes:
- a CDS encoding amino acid ABC transporter ATP-binding protein, which codes for MTTQQPVLRVEGIHKTLGDQLVLDDVSLTVNRGEVKILIGPSGSGKSTLLQCLNFLHYPDQGRIWLDGREFKAAGRKDLCAFRQQVGMIFQDFNLFDHLTALDNVRIALIKVKGEAKAKATHRAKEELARVGLADKMDLYPAQLSGGQKQRVSMARALAMDPKVLLLDEPTSALDPELIGEVLAVIRFLASAGMTMIMATHQIAFSATMAHEFLFMEKGRIVERGSPAHLLAPGASSRTMAFCAKINELSGDLGAAERSCASPNAIPAGNPEGGRGTT
- a CDS encoding amino acid ABC transporter permease; the encoded protein is MDFAKVMPVLWESLPYILGGITWTLTLVFGAMFLGLCLGIPLAVGQVYGSKTIRRLAGFYVWLFRGVPILVQLYLFYFGILAYLSQVPALSGLGLDSAFLAALVVLSLTSAAYQSQIFRGSIQSLPEGQLKAARALGMTDGQAIRSIILPQALRLSIPGWSNEYSILLKDSALAFAIGVMEIMSRTRTVAALTHEPLPFALVAGVLFYILTHLGVRALKTLERKVRIPGYARQGSMS
- a CDS encoding ABC transporter substrate-binding protein, with protein sequence MAKGSRFGVLAGLLAALVLCLTLSGPAWAEKTLVNGIDFGFPPFGFVDTQGNPAGFDVDSVNWIAEQMGFTVRHQPMDWDGIIPALNTNRIDFIASGMSITEERMKVVNFTIPYYEVTQVLVANEAEETSFEEMFTTGKKIGVQRGTNTHTLLIDKAKEPGMNFEIVAYDSTDLSMQDLPIGRIHASAMDSSIAREMKKGRAFKTIGTFDVPADGYGYAVRKNDTELLNTLNEGLKKLMADPYWVELKQKWELE
- a CDS encoding LptF/LptG family permease, translating into MNLSAYLPHRWTLLQKRVFQEICFLFFLTWSALISLLLVGRLLQLRELFLHQQVSTLDILRLFVFLSPFFLFMLIPVACLLSIFLVFLRMSNDRELIALKSGGVSLYQILPAPIIFSLAASVLALVISLGGISWGFDNFRRTALDLAHSKTQMVLQPGIFHKDFPGLTIYAKNVDADQRLRQVFVEDQTRPEITAVIVAPVGYVVTEPREGRILFALEHGRIYRMQKNAITELRFDTYLVRLDLDQLLMGISQREARPKEMSWSELREWSAMPDLVEVRGEEFANRVAVEIHKRWVVPMACLILGLLAIPLAQAFEGLKRQYAMILIMAVFFVFYGMFSTGIVIAELGIVPAYLPLWGQMLLFGAVAGLGIWFAAQERGLRIGEWIAHLQIWFLKKAD